The proteins below come from a single Sorghum bicolor cultivar BTx623 chromosome 4, Sorghum_bicolor_NCBIv3, whole genome shotgun sequence genomic window:
- the LOC8081985 gene encoding formin-like protein 7 isoform X3 produces the protein MSLFRKFFYKKPPDGLLLITDNIYVFDHCFSMKEVDGDHFEAHIRGIAADLLENFHDYSFMIANFGTKEEESPIYHILSEYGMTVLDYPGHYEGCPLLTMEMIHCILKSSESWLSLGQHNLLLMHCERGSWPVLAFMLAALLIYLGHYSDEQKTLDMVYKQSSLELLEMFSPLNSMPSQMRYLRYISTRNVMPEWPPADRALTLDCVILRMVPNFHGQGGFRPIFRIYGPDPLMPPDQTPKVLFSTPTKSNLVRFYSQADELVKIDLHCHVQGDVVLECINLYEDLDREEMVCRIMFNTAFIRSNILMLNRDHVDMLWNAKDQFPKDFRFEVIFSDMDAVTSHVTTEPVIHQEKQGLGVEEFAKVLDIFNHLDWFDGKKDTITHTAQLKISAITDEPETFFDTHEELESESFPGEINSSSVVLKIGNELGMLVSSKPRHIPQDSSSADVQSKSQTTVPSRSRTRPTTALLSPSKVKISKTSASPMELSSSTIMPQQSSSPVQPRRAMSDSAVQVEISELASTERSCSQTPIEHEPSPLMENRPASTASLLPLCTPPPLPPPPPTVSLLPVPAKLPKNTSTSTINISLRATVHSSPPSEPSVPPKDILRTEELVKSQEPSYETHGKLQTDSATGPNDLLLSPAASSSLDEELSNTRASPFTDLPAVPQNPDTRPFAIQATRSETIPPPPPPPPPPPPKSGMMLFPLTHGEEVKITIEKVVPHQPPHPPPPPPSAPFSSSNPYDVSVISAPPKRARSPPLPPLPPALAKSPFSSPRPRSPPLPSTLLNEPEVSLSQPQFLDNKHSATMEYPDTPSLMPTFSHSVARVQTPPVPPPPPPRSLPVPPPPSRTPPVPPPPPPPSRTPPVPPPPPSRTPPVPPPPPPSSRTPPVPPPPPPPRTPPVPPPPPHSSQTPPAPPPPPPPPPSQSFPSLSKRNRVAAPHPPPPPPLSSRVTSAPSVPPSPPLPPPKLAVANNASQKSPTIQPPPPPPGPRHKLSSHSLPTKGSGANSNPPPPPAFSFGAKDRSTARSKSPRSLRANQASKRTPLKPLHWVKVSRAIQGSLWAETQKSDEVSRTPEIDISELESLFSVTMPNMEAKRQRQQPSVATKQEKVHLIDLQRSKNCEIMLRNIKMPLPDLMGSVLALDDSVVDGDQVDYLIKFCPTKEEMELLKGYTGKKENLGNCEQFFLEMMKVPRVESKLRILSFKIKFVTQVADLKSNLNTINSVAEEVKSSLKLKRVMQTILSLGNALNQGTARGAAVGFRLDSLLKLSDIRARNNRMTLMHYLCK, from the exons ATGTCGCTGTTCCGGAAGTTCTTCTATAAGAAGCCGCCCGATGGGCTGCTCCTCATCACAGATAACATCTACG TTTTTGATCATTGCTTCTCCATGAAAGAGGTGGATGGTGACCATTTTGAAGCTCACATTAGAGGCATTGCAGCAGATCTTCTGGAAAATTTTCACGACTACTCATTCATGATCGCGAATTTTGGGACTAAAGAGGAAGAAAGCCCTATATACCATATTTTGTCTGAGTATGGTATGACTGTATTGGACTACCCTGGCCACTATGAGGGATGTCCACTCCTCACCATGGAAATGATCCACTGCATCTTGAAGTCCAGCGAAAGCTGGCTTTCCTTGGGTCAGCATAACTTACTGCTAATGCACTGCGAACGAGGGAGCTGGCCTGTTCTGGCTTTCATGTTAGCTGCTCTTCTAATATACCTGGGGCATTATTCCGACGAGCAGAAAACACTGGATATGGTCTACAAGCAATCGTCTTTGGAGCTTTTGGAGATGTTTTCACCTCTGAATTCCATGCCTTCTCAAATGAGATATTTGCGCTATATCTCGACGAGGAATGTCATGCCTGAGTGGCCTCCAGCTGATAGAGCCCTCACCTTAGATTGTGTTATTTTGAGGATGGTTCCAAATTTTCACGGCCAAGGTGGCTTCCGTCCAATATTCAGGATATACGGCCCGGATCCACTCATGCCCCCTGATCAGACTCCAAAAGTTCTTTTTTCAACTCCAACGAAAAGCAACCTTGTCCGTTTTTACTCACAG GCAGATGAACTGGTGAAAATAGACCTTCATTGTCATGTCCAAGGTGATGTTGTCCTAGAGTGTATCAATTTGTATGAGGATCTGGATCGTGAAGAGATGGTTTGCCGAATCATGTTCAATACAGCATTCATCCGGTCAAACATCTTGATGCTTAACCGTGATCATGTAGACATGTTGTGGAATGCAAAAGACCAATTCCCTAAAGATTTTCGGTTTGAG GTTATCTTTTCCGATATGGACGCAGTTACTTCACATGTCACAACAGAGCCTGTTATTCATCAAGAGAAACAAGGACTTGGGGTTGAAGAGTTTGCTAAGGTGCTAGATATCTTTAACCATCTGGACTGGTTTGATGGGAAGAAGGATACTATAACTCACACAGCCCAGCTAAAGATCTCAGCCATTACCGATGAACCTGAGACTTTCTTTGATACTCATGAAGAACTTGAATCTGAAAGTTTTCCTGGTGAAATTAATTCATCTAGTGTTGTTCTGAAGATCGGAAATGAATTGGGTATGCTGGTTAGCAGTAAACCGAGACATATCCCCCAAGATTCAAGTTCAGCTGATGTTCAATCCAAATCACAAACCACAGTGCCATCTCGTTCGCGAACGCGACCCACCACAGCATTGTTATCACCTTCTAAGGTTAAGATTTCAAAAACCAGTGCTTCACCAATGGAACTGTCTTCAAGTACAATCATGCCACAACAATCATCTTCACCGGTTCAGCCTCGGCGAGCAATGTCTGACTCTGCAGTCCAAGTAGAGATATCAGAACTAGCATCAACTGAGAGATCTTGTTCACAAACTCCAATTGAACATGAACCTTCCCCTCTGATGGAAAACAGACCAGCATCAACAGCATCTCTGTTACCTTTGTGCACAccacctcctcttcctccccctCCACCCACTGTCTCATTGCTCCCTGTTCCCGCTAAGTTACCCAAAAATACTAGCACAAGTACCATCAACATTTCCCTTAGAGCAACCGTGCATTCCTCGCCACCTTCAGAACCATCAGTCCCTCCTAAAGATATTTTGAGAACCGAAGAGCTGGTTAAATCACAAGAACCTTCCTACGAAACTCATGGGAAATTACAAACTGATAGTGCTACAGGTCCCAATGATTTATTACTGTCACCAGCTGCTTCATCGTCACTGGATGAGGAATTAAGCAATACAAGAGCATCTCCCTTCACGGATTTGCCTGCAGTACCTCAAAATCCAGACACTAGGCCCTTTGCAATTCAAGCGACAAGATCTGAAACTAtcccaccaccgccgccaccaccacctccgccTCCACCAAAATCAGGCATGATGTTGTTTCCTTTGACACACGGTGAAGAGGTAAAAATCACTATAGAAAAAGTTGTACCACATCAGCCTCCACATCCACCACCCCCACCACCATCAGCGCCATTTTCAAGCTCAAATCCATATGATGTATCTGTAATTTCAGCTCCACCAAAGAGAGCTCGGTCTCCACCGCTCCCGCCTCTGCCCCCAGCTTTGGCAAAATCACCATTTTCCTCTCCACGGCCACGATCACCACCTCTGCCTTCTACACTACTTAATGAACCTGAAGTCTCGTTGTCTCAACCGCAGTTTCTAGATAACAAGCACAGTGCAACGATGGAATATCCAGACACCCCGTCTTTGATGCCTACATTTTCACACAGTGTTGCGCGGGTGCAAACACCACCtgttccacctcctccacctcctcgATCACTGCCAGTGCCACCTCCTCCATCTCGAACACCGCCAgttccacctccaccacctcctccatctAGAACACCGCCtgttccacctccacctccttctcgaaCACCACCtgttccacctcctccaccaccttCATCTCGAACACCGCCtgttccacctccacctccacctcctcgaACACCACCTGttccacctccaccaccacaTTCTTCTCAAACACCTcctgctccacctccacctccaccacctcccCCTTCACAAAGTTTTCCATCCTTAAGTAAAAGAAATCGCGTGGCAGCCCCTCATCCACCTCCGCCTCCACCACTGTCATCCCGTGTTACTTCTGCACCATCAGTACCACCTTCACCCCCATTACCTCCTCCTAAGCTAGCTGTGGCCAACAATGCTTCACAGAAGTCACCAACAATCcaaccacctccacctccaccaggCCCCCGTCATAAGCTTTCATCACATTCTTTACCTACGAAGGGAAGTGGTGCCAATTCTAACCCTCCCCCACCTCCAGCATTTTCATTTGGTGCAAAGGATCGTAGCACAGCCCGCTCAAAAAGTCCTAGAAGTTTACGTGCCAACCAGGCATCTAAAAGGACCCCGCTGAAGCCATTGCACTGGGTGAAAGTGTCAAGAGCAATACAGGGAAGTTTGTGGGCTGAAACACAGAAGTCTGACGAAGTATCTAG GACTCCAGAGATTGATATTTCTGAGCTTGAAAGTCTTTTCTCTGTAACGATGCCAAATATGGAGGCAAAACGGCAACGGCAACAGCCTTCTGTTGCAACAAAGCAAGAAAAAGTTCATCTG ATTGACCTTCAGCGTTCAAAGAATTGTGAAATTATGCTGAGAAACATTAAGATGCCACTGCCTGATCTAATG gGTTCAGTGCTTGCCCTTGATGATTCCGTAGTTGATGGTGATCAAGTAGATTACCTAATAAAGTTCTGTCCAACTAAGGAAGAAATGGAACTACTCAAA GGTTATACAGGCAAAAAGGAGAACCTAGGGAACTGTGAACAG TTCTtcttggagatgatgaaagtaccAAGGGTGGAGTCAAAACTGAGAATTTTGTCATTTAAGATAAAGTTTGTAACACAG GTTGCGGACCTAAAAAGTAATTTGAATACCATCAATTCGGTTGCTGAAGAG GTTAAGAGTTCTTTAAAACTTAAGCGAGTGATGCAGACGATTCTTTCTTTGGGCAACGCATTAAACCAAGGAACTGCAAGGG GTGCAGCTGTTGGATTTAGATTGGATAGTCTTCTTAAGCTCAGTGATATACGGGCACGTAATAATAGGATGACTCTGATGCATTATCTATGCAAG TGA
- the LOC8081985 gene encoding formin-like protein 7 isoform X4 produces the protein MSLFRKFFYKKPPDGLLLITDNIYVFDHCFSMKEVDGDHFEAHIRGIAADLLENFHDYSFMIANFGTKEEESPIYHILSEYGMTVLDYPGHYEGCPLLTMEMIHCILKSSESWLSLGQHNLLLMHCERGSWPVLAFMLAALLIYLGHYSDEQKTLDMVYKQSSLELLEMFSPLNSMPSQMRYLRYISTRNVMPEWPPADRALTLDCVILRMVPNFHGQGGFRPIFRIYGPDPLMPPDQTPKVLFSTPTKSNLVRFYSQADELVKIDLHCHVQGDVVLECINLYEDLDREEMVCRIMFNTAFIRSNILMLNRDHVDMLWNAKDQFPKDFRFELLHMSQQSLLFIKRNKDLGLKSLLRC, from the exons ATGTCGCTGTTCCGGAAGTTCTTCTATAAGAAGCCGCCCGATGGGCTGCTCCTCATCACAGATAACATCTACG TTTTTGATCATTGCTTCTCCATGAAAGAGGTGGATGGTGACCATTTTGAAGCTCACATTAGAGGCATTGCAGCAGATCTTCTGGAAAATTTTCACGACTACTCATTCATGATCGCGAATTTTGGGACTAAAGAGGAAGAAAGCCCTATATACCATATTTTGTCTGAGTATGGTATGACTGTATTGGACTACCCTGGCCACTATGAGGGATGTCCACTCCTCACCATGGAAATGATCCACTGCATCTTGAAGTCCAGCGAAAGCTGGCTTTCCTTGGGTCAGCATAACTTACTGCTAATGCACTGCGAACGAGGGAGCTGGCCTGTTCTGGCTTTCATGTTAGCTGCTCTTCTAATATACCTGGGGCATTATTCCGACGAGCAGAAAACACTGGATATGGTCTACAAGCAATCGTCTTTGGAGCTTTTGGAGATGTTTTCACCTCTGAATTCCATGCCTTCTCAAATGAGATATTTGCGCTATATCTCGACGAGGAATGTCATGCCTGAGTGGCCTCCAGCTGATAGAGCCCTCACCTTAGATTGTGTTATTTTGAGGATGGTTCCAAATTTTCACGGCCAAGGTGGCTTCCGTCCAATATTCAGGATATACGGCCCGGATCCACTCATGCCCCCTGATCAGACTCCAAAAGTTCTTTTTTCAACTCCAACGAAAAGCAACCTTGTCCGTTTTTACTCACAG GCAGATGAACTGGTGAAAATAGACCTTCATTGTCATGTCCAAGGTGATGTTGTCCTAGAGTGTATCAATTTGTATGAGGATCTGGATCGTGAAGAGATGGTTTGCCGAATCATGTTCAATACAGCATTCATCCGGTCAAACATCTTGATGCTTAACCGTGATCATGTAGACATGTTGTGGAATGCAAAAGACCAATTCCCTAAAGATTTTCGGTTTGAG TTACTTCACATGTCACAACAGAGCCTGTTATTCATCAAGAGAAACAAGGACTTGGGGTTGAAGAGTTTGCTAAGGTGCTAG